The genomic region ATGCAGATTTCAGACCATTTCACAGGGAATCAACTCACTTTATTTTTATTTTACTAACTATACCCTTTTCCACCGGTATTATGCCTCACCTTTAAAAGCCCGTTTCATACGTTGAAAAATGTTGTCCTGCTGTTCATCAATTGCTTCATTGCCGCTGATTTCATTAAATTCACGAAGCAATTCCTTCTGACGGTCACTAAGGTTTTTCGGTGTGATTACGCGTACTTTAATATGCTGATCACCTTGACCACGTCCATGGACATTCGGTGCTCCTTTACCTCTCAGCCTGAAAAAGGTACCTGTCTGCGTACCAGCTGGAACCTTAAGTTTCACTTTCCCATGGACAGTTGGTACCTCAAGCTCGTCGCCTAAAGCTGCTTGTGTAAATGTCAGAGGAAGCTCACAGCGGATATCGTCGCCGTCACGTTCAAAGAACTCATGAGGCTGTACTCTGGCTACGACAAACAGATCACCCGCAGGTCCACCATTCACACCAGGTTCACCGTGACCAGCTACACGAATTTGCTGACCATTATCGATACCAGCTGGAATGGAAATGTGAATCTTTTTGTGGGTTTTCACTTTACCGGCCCCACCGCAAGTATTACATTTGTCTTTGATAATTTTTCCAGTTCCCTGGCAATAATGACAAACACGACGGTTAACTACGCGACCAAACGGAGTATTCTGTTCCTGATTTAGTTGACCGGAACCGCCACAGTGAGAACATGTTTCCGGATGACTTCCAGCCTTTGCTCCTGTTCCGTTACACGTATCACAATTTTCCTCTTTTGGTATTTGGATATCCGTTTCTTTTCCGAATATAGCTTCTTCAAATGTTAGATCCATGGTGTACTGAAGATCTGCACCCTGTCTTGGTGCATTTGGATCCCGACGTCTTCCACCACCGAAGAACATATCAAAAATATCGCCAAATCCGCCAAAGTCTTCGGCACCAAAACCGCCGAATCCACCCTGTCCGGCACCACCATTGGCACCTGCATGGCCGAACTGGTCATACTGAGCCCGTTTCTGCTCATTACTTAATACCTCATATGCTTCTTTTACTTCTTTAAATTTATCCGCTGCATCTTCTTCTTTACTTACATCCGGGTGGTATTTTCTTGCAAGCTTCCGGTAAGCTTTCTTAATTTCGTCTTTTGAAGCGTCCTGAGATACTCCAAGAACTTCATAATAGTCTCGTTTACTCACTTGCCAATCACTCTCCCGACTCTTATCACATAAAGTTTATCATAACATTACTGGTTCATGATGTGCAATCTAACAGCAATTTACAGTTCCTGAACTTAACGTGTAAAAAAGCCAAAGCCAAGATATCCCCTGACTTTGACTTTTTCAAAAAATGGATCAGTTAAATGGAAGCTTTGTCATTTTAAGCTTACTTATTTTGATTATCATCGTTGACTTCTTCATAGTCTGCATCTACGACATCATCGTTTGAACCGTCTTCAGCACCCTGTTCTGCTCCCTGAGCCTGTTGTGCCTGCTGTTGTGCCTGCTCGTAAAGTTTTACAGAAAGAGCCTGAACCTGTTCTTCCAGGGCTTCCTTCTTCGCTTTAATTTCTTCCATATCTTCGCCTTCAAGTGCTTTCTTCAATGCTTCTTTTGCATCTTCAGCCTTTTGTTTTTCTTCGTCTGTTACTTGTTCACCTAAGTCCTTGATGGTTTTATCTGTTGTAAAGACGAGCTGATCTGCTTCATTACGAAGATCAATTTCTTCACGACGCTTTTTATCTTCTTCTGCATTTTCTTCCGCTTCTTGAACCATACGTTCTACTTCATCATCGGAAAGACCGGAAGAAGATTTAATGGTAATGGACTGTTCTTTATTTGTACCCTTATCCTTCGCACGAACATTTACAATACCGTTCGCATCAATGTCAAAGGTTACTTCAATTTGTGGTACCCCACGTGGTGCTGGTGGAATATCGGTTAATTGGAAACGGCCAAGGGTTTTATTGTCCTGTGCCATTTCTCTTTCACCCTGCAATACGTGAATATCTACAGCCGTCTGATTGTCAGCAGCAGTTGAGAATACTTGAGATTCACTTGTTGGGATGGTTGTATTGCGCTCAATCAGTTTGGTTGTTACGCCACCCATTGTCTCGATACCAAGAGATAGTGGAGTTACGTCTAATAGGACAACATCATTAACGTCACCTTGAAGCACTCCACCCTGAATGGCTGCACCTAGAGCTACTACTTCGTCCGGATTTACACCTTTAGAAGGATCTTTTCCGATTTCCTTACGAAGAACTTCCTGAACAGCTGGAATACGGGTAGAACCACCTACTAAAATAACCTCATCAATATCACTTGCACTTAAGTCTGCATCCTGAAGCGCACGGCGGGTAGGTCCCATAGTACGTTCCACTAAGTCATTGGACAGTTCTTCAAACTTAGCACGGGTTAAATTCATTTCCAGGTGTAATGGACCTGCATCTCCTGCTGTAATAAATGGCAGGGAAATTTGGGTCTGGCTTACACCAGATAACTCTTTCTTCGCCTTTTCCGCAGCATCTTTTAAGCGCTGCTGGGCCATTTTATCCTTGGAAAGGTCAATACCGTTTTCTTTCTTAAATTCAGAAACCATATGATCCATAATGACCTGGTCAAAGTCGTCACCACCAAGACGGTTGTCACCTGCAGTGGAAACAACTTCAAAGGTACCGTCACCAATATCCAGAATAGATACGTCAAAAGTACCTCCACCCAGGTCATATACTAATACAGTCTGGTCTTGATCCTGATCGATTCCGTAAGCTAAAGCGGCAGCAGTAGGTTCGTTAATAATACGCTCTACTTCCAGACCGGCAATTTTACCTGCATCTTTAGTTGCCTGACGCTCTGCATCGTTGAAATAGGCAGGTACAGTAATAACCGCTTTTTCTACTGTTTCACCTAAGTAATCTTCAGCATAGGATTTTAGATGCTGAAGGATAATTGCAGAAATCTCCTGAGGTGTATATTCTTTCCCTTCAATTTCTACCTTATAGTCTGTTCCCATGTGACGTTTAATAGAAATAATCGTATTTTCATTGGTGATGGCCTGACGCTTAGCCACTTCTCCTACTTGTCGCTCACCATTTTTAAATGCTACAACAGATGGTGTTGTACGGTTTCCTTCAGGGTTTGGAATTACTTTTGATTCGTCGCCTTCCATAACAGCAACACAAGAGTTTGTTGTACCTAAGTCGATTCCAATAATCTTACTCATTATCCTTCTTCCTCCTTTAATTCTATTTATGTATCCAGTTTACTGGTTTACCTTCACCATTGCCGGACGAATAACACGGTCCTTTAACATATAACCTTTTTGTAAAACTTCCGTAACGGTGTTTGATTCTTTTTCGTTATTTGAGTCCTGCATAACTGCCTGGTGTATATTCGGATCAAAGACTTTTCCTTCCGCCTCTATTTCTTCAACTCCAGCCTTTTCCATAGCTGAAACAAGTTGGCGATAGATCATATTCATGCCATCAACAAAGCTTTCCGTTGACTCCCCGTCAACATCCACCTGCAGGGCACGTTCAAAGTTATCTAATATTGGCAGAAGCTCTGTGACCACATCCTGTGATTTATACTTAAGGTCATTTTCCCGATCTTTTTTTGCACGACGCTTAAAGTTATCAAAATCAGCTTGTACTCTTAATAGTTTATTTTGCATCTCATCTTTCTCTTTCTTTACAGCTTCAAGCTCTTCCTCAAGTGCCTGAGAATGGTTATCTTCAGTATCATCCTGCTGCATTTCCACTTCTGCATCTTCAACTGTCACTTCTTCTGCAGTGTTCTCCTGAGTGTCTTCTTCAGTTCTGAGTTCTTCCTGTTCATCCATGTTTTCCACTGCTTCTTCTTTGTTTTCCTCGTTCATTACTGTCACCTCTCTTTCCCTCAAACAAAATAACCGTTTTAGAATATATCATGAAACATTAAAGATTTAAAGAACAAAGCATATAGAGATGTAAGTCCTGTTCATAAAATATACTAAATCATAGACCAAAGTACTTAAACCAAAAAGATCGATGGGGCAAAACAGCCATCCCCATCTATTATCTATTGCCTAATCTAAAAGTTTTGATACCATGCTCTGAAGGTTTTGCTCATCTGTCCAGAAAGAACATTTAACAGAGACACCACTTTGGAATAGTCCATACGGGTCGGACCTAATAAAGCAATGGTTCCCATGTGCTCATCACCTAATGTATACGAGGCAGTAATTAAACTGCAATCTTTCATAGCCTCCAGTTCATTTTCATGACCAATGACAACATTGACTCCATGATTCTGGGACCTGAGCAAAGGGGCAATTTCTCTTTCTTCTTCAATCGCTGAAAATAAATCCCGCACCTTATCGATATCTTTAAACTCCGGCTGATTCATAATATTTGTCCGGCCACTCACATAAAGCTTGGCGGGCTGTTCACTGAATAGTGCAGCCTGAATGTAGTCATAGGTATTCTTAAAGTTGTTCGTATGCTTCCTAAGTAATGTCACTACTTCACTTTCAATCTTCTGGTTCAATTTATAAATAGGTACACCCTGCAGCTTCTCATTTAAAATACGAACCGTTTTTTCAATCTCAGATGGATCCAGTTCGACCGGAATTGTAAAGGAGCGATGTTCCACATGTCCAGTATTGGTAACAAGAATCGCAACAGCAGAATGTTTATTTAATGGCAGAATCTGCAGTTGTTTAAGCTCTGTCTCAAATACTTCCGGTCCTAATATAATCGACGTATAGTTGGTCAAATCAGACAGAATTTGAGCAGACTTATTGACCACTCGTTCAAATTCCATCAACTGTTCGCCAAACATTGTCTGAATTCGTCTGATATCCTTATTGGCTAACGAAAATGGTGACATTAAGTGATCAACATAGAACCGATATCCTCGTTCAGAAGGTATACGACCGGATGAAGAATGGGTTTTCTCCAAAAATCCGAGATCCTCCAAATCAGCCATTTCATTTCGAATGGTTGCGGAACTATACTTTACATCATCTCTTTTGGCGATGGCTCTTGAACCTATCGGCTGAGCACTCTGGATAAAGTCATCAATTATCACTTGTAAGATAAGCAATTGACGTTCTGTAAGCAAGATGATCACCTCTGTTAGCACTCTTTCTTATTGAGTGCTAATTCTAATAATAACTTATCAAACGGATATAGGATTGTCAATAATAAAGCTGATAGCAGGAAACATCCTGAAATGATGTTAAGAAGTGATATAATTAACTGAAGATGACGTCATCATCCAGCAGAAAGGCGGCAAAGACATCATTTCCAAAAAGCCTGCCCTGAGGTGTAAGTTTTACAGCATCCTCTTCTTCTATTAACCAGCCCTTCTCCTTTAGCTCCGTCATTTCTTTGTGATATAAATTGTTCATCCATGTTCCATATTTTTTATAAAAGTCCGCTTTGGATACACCACTGGCTTTTCGTAATCCCAGAAACATTTCCTCTTCAATCTGTTCTTTCTTCGTGATGACCTCTTCGTGTAAAACAGGTTTCTTATTTTCCATTAAAGAATCAATGTAATGGTTAACTGGACGAAGATTAACCAGGCGCTTCCCTTCGATATAGCCATGGGCGCCGGCTCCAAAACCAAAGTAGTATGCATTATCCCAGTATACGAGGTTGTGCTGGCTTTCAAAGCCGGGCTTTCCAAAGTTACTGATCTCATAGTGGAAAAGTCCATGACTTTCCATTTTCTTCACAAGACTTTCATACATATCTGCTTCAACCTCTTCAGGCGGCTTGCTTAATTTCCCTTTTTTGTATCGAATATAAAAAATTGTCTTCGGTTCAATTTGTAAAGCATACGCCGAGTAATGCGGCAATTGATAGTCCAATGCCGCCTGTAAAGTACGATCGAAATGCTCCCGTGTCTGATTTGGTAAAGCATAAATAAAGTCCATACTAATATTTGTCAACCCATTTGATTGCAGCGCATGTACAGTCTGATCAACGTCCTTTACCTGATGATTCCGGTTTAACATTTTCAGAAAATCATCATCTAATACTTGAACGCCCAGGGAAATCCGATTCACACCATAATGTGAAAGCATTTTTGCTTTTTCAAGTGAGAATTCACCTGGGTTTGCTTCAACCGTAAATTCACTGCTGCTCACATCAAAGTATTTGTTAACAATTTGCAGGAGCCTTTCAAACTGAGCGTTGGACAGACTTGTCGGTGTCCCTCCCCCAATATAAATGGTTTTGACTTTTTGTTTGTTTTCCCCTATATAAAGTTCAATCTCTTTTTGCAGGGCATCCAGATATTGGCTGGCCAGAGATTCATTATAGTAAATTTTTGTGAAATCACAATAATGACAAATCTCGTGACAAAAAGGGATGTGAATATAAACTGATTGGACCACTGGCCTCTCACCCTCCGTTATAATTTATTCTAATAGGAAAACCGCAAGAATATATCCTGCGGCAGCTCCTTTTAAATATCATTAATCATCATCATCCATTTTGAGGACAGACATAAATGCTTCTTGAGGAATTTCTACTTTCCCCACCATCTTCATGCGTTTTTTTCCTTCTTTTTGTTTCTCAAGCAGCTTTCTCTTTCTGGAGATATCTCCACCATAACATTTGGAAAGCACATTTTTTCGCATTGCTTTAATGGTCGAACGTGCGACAATGCTATTTCCAATGGCCGCCTGAACAGGAACTTCAAACTGCTGTCTCGGTATAATGTTTTTCAGCTTTTCCACAATACTTTTTCCACGTTCATAAGCGAAATCCCGATGAACAATGAAGGATAACGCATCAATTTGTTCTCCATTTAGAAGAATATCCATTTTTACAAGATTGGATGGCTTATATCCTTTTAACTCATAATCAAAGGATGCATACCCCTTCGTCTGTGATTTAAGCTGATCAAAAAAGTCATACACAATTTCCGACAGCGGGATATCATAAACAATATTTACACGATTTTCATCTAAGTATTGCATATCCATAAATTCGCCACGTTTACCCTGACAAATCTCCATCACCGGCCCGACAAAATCGTTCGGCACCATGATTGTAGCATTTACAAAGGGCTCACGAATTTCAGTAATGATTTGCGGATCAGGCATTAAAGAAGGATTCTCAATGGTTTTTACTTCTTCATTCTCTACCTCTACTTCATAAATAACACTTGGGGCGGTCGTGATTAAATCAATATTAAATTCCCGTTCAATTCTTTCCTGAATGATTTCCATGTGCAAAAGCCCCAGAAATCCACAGCGGAAACCAAACCCAAGTGCCTGTGAAGTCTCTGGCTCATACTGAAGGGATGAATCGTTTAATTCCAGGCGCTCTAATGCTTCCCTCAAATCATTATAGGCATTCGAATCAACCGGGAATAGTCCGCAGTAAACCATTGGGTTCAGCCGCTTGTAGCCCGGTAAAGGCTCCTTAGCAGGGTTATTCGCCAGTGTAATGGTATCTCCTACCCGGGAATCTCCTACATTTTTGATAGATGCCGTTAAGAATCCTACATCCCCGACGGACAGCTCATCTTTAGGAACAGGATTGGGATTAAAAACACCAAGTTCATTGACTTCAAATTCTTTCCCATTGGCCATCATTTGAATTTTATCGCCAACCTTGATCCTGCCCTCTTTTACCGTAATATAACAAATTACACCTCGATAGGAATCATATAAGGAATCAAAAATAAGTCCTTTAAGCGGTTCGTCCGCATTGCCTTGAGGCGCAGGAATATCTTCAACGATACGATCCAGGATTTCATCAATTCCTATACCAGACTTGGCAGACGCTAAAACAGCATCATCAGCATCAATGCCGATTACATCCTCAATTTCCTGTTTAACTCTTTCTGTATCCGCACTTGGCAAGTCAATTTTATTAATAACCGGAATGATTTCCAGGTCATTATCCATAGCCAAGTATACGTTGGCAAGCGTTTGCGCCTCAATTCCCTGCGCGGCATCCACAACCAGAATTGCCCCCTCACAGGCTGCTAAACTGCGGGATACTTCATATGTAAAATCCACATGCCCCGGGGTATCAATTAAATGAAATACATATTCTTCACCTGATTTTGAGGTGTATTGCAATTGAACAGCATTCAGTTTGATGGTAATTCCCCGTTCACGTTCTAAATCCATTCCATCAAGAAACTGTTCCTTCATCTCTCTTTGAGACAGAGCTTTTGTTTTTTCCAAAATTCGATCAGCCAAAGTAGACTTACCATGGTCAATATGGGCTATAATCGAAAAATTTCGTATGTTCTTCTGGTTTACGTTAGTCAAAATCCTCACTCCTGTTTATTTGCAACCGCAATGCTATGTTGATTATAGCAATAGGAGGAAAATCATTCAATCAAACATCATATACGGGAGGATTTTTTCTCCCCCCCTTCCTTATAATCGGTAAATCAAATCAGATATCTGATAAGCACCTGCGACAAGCAGGTTATAAAACCATTTTACTCCACCTTCAATGGCTGAAGCTATTTTTCCTGTTAATGACCCTCCTTGAATCTCCTGATAAGATTCTTTTTTTTCCTCTATTGATTTTTTATCCAGGGATTGTCCCATCACTTCAACTTCGTAAGGTTCGTCCTTATTTTTCACAACAAGAGCATCATAGTTTTCCATTTCATTCCCACTTAATTTATTCATTCCTGTTCCAGCCTGATCAAAACCGACAATGACACCTGTTAAAAATAAAATAATCATGAAAAAGAAGATTAACGTAAACCGAATCATTCTATCAGCTCCCCAATTCCTTCATCATCCGAAAAAGAACTATTCTATTAACTCTATTAAAATGATATGTAAATGAAATAAATGCTAGAACCTGAAAATAAAGAAAAGGTATTTACCTGTTTTTTTAGATTATTGCAGCTATGGGATATTCTGGGTCAGGCAGGTGCTGGGATAAGCATCTGATGTTGATTGAAGGACAAATGACAGGCTTTAGGCCGTTTTTCCGTCCTTCATTTCCTCTCTGAAGGACAGTTTAGCCGGGAATTTTTCCATTATTGGCCTTCATGAACCTATGAAGGCCCTTTTCATTTAATTTTTCATGAGCTATGTCCTTCATACATCTTTTTACCAGCTTATCCCGCATGACCTAAACGGTCGCCTCCGCTTTTCTTTGTCCAGCTGCGGCTCCCAGGTCAAGGCGGATATAAGTCAAAGCCATTCCGTGGCCAAACCCGTGCCACTCCATGTCTTCGTCTTATCCCGCATGACCTAAACGGTCGCCTCCGCTTTTCTGTCTACCTTGTAAAGTTTTCTTTGTTTTCTTTTTGGACAGCTTCGTGGAGGGCTCCGTTAATTCCGGATGCTAATAAATGGGCGGTGTCTTCGATAAAACCGTCAATTTCTTTTGGTGTAACCATTAGATTGTGTCCTAATGGGGAAAGGACTTCTTTAATTAATTGGCGTTTTTCTTCTTCGGACAGGCCTCCAACAACTCCCATGAAGGTTTGTCTTTTTTCTTCATCAGGTAAATCCTCATCTGTGAATTTTTTCTTTTCACCAAAGTTCAAGCCTGCGGGAGTTAATGCCTTAGAAGGTTTTCCCTGTTCATTCATTTCCCGGCCAAAATGCTTCAGAATAAAATCAATGGTGTCACTTGTAATGGTTACAGCATCAACTACGGTAGGAATGCCAATTGAAATGACAGGAATGCCCAATGTCTCTTCACTTAAATCCTTTCGCTTATTCCCTACCCCGGAACCAGGATGTATACCTGTATCCGAAATCTGAATGGTTGCATTTACTCGCTCAATAGACCTCGAAGCCAGTGCATCAATAGCAATAACAAAATCAGGCTTAACTTTATTGATGACTCCAAAAATGATGTCGCTCGTTTCAATACCGGTTAATCCCATAACACCAGGGGACAGAGCTGAAACAGGGCGATACCCGTCTGCTACATATTCAGGCTGGAGTTTAAAAAGGTGTCTGGTTATAAGAAGATCATCTACCGTATAAGGCCCCAGTGCGTCTGGTGTGACATTTCTGTTTCCAAGACCAACAATCAAACAAGAAGCGCTATCGTCTATATTTCGTTTGGCTAAATATTTTTCAAGCTCACGTGCCACGATGTTCGATGTATCTGTCTGCATCTGAGTATCCTGTGTGCGGATACTTTGTGTTTCCAGGGTCAAATACGAACCAGCCTTTTTACCAATGGCTTCAGACCCTTCTTCATCTATTTCCACATAAGTAATTTTCATATCGCCTTCTTCTCTTTCCTTTACCTTTACCCCTTTGATCTCTTCCGTTTCCTGTTCTTTATCCTCCTGCTCGACGACCATTTCCCGTGCTTCAATGGCAAGGTCTGTGCGAACTTTATATAACTTTTCATTCTTTTCCATTCCAACGTCCCTCCATTCCATTCATTAACTCATGATTTCCAACTGAAATCTTTCTTATACGATTGACTTCATGATCTCTGATGTGACAAGCATAATTTCTTTACTGAGCTATTGAAAACTTGTCTTCGCTTTGGTAAAATGGCTTTTGTTCAACTATCAGAATTTCCTAGGTAAAGGATGATAGGTTTACTTCACAAAGGAACTGAAATAACGTATATATCTTCAGGAGGTGAATCAATTGGCAAATATTAAATCCGCTATTAAACGTGTAAGAATTAATGAAGAATCACGTAACCATAATCAGGCATTTAAAACAGAAATGCGCTCTTCCATTAAACGTGTTGAACAGCTTGTTAACCAGAAAAATGCAGAAGATGCAAAATCTGCATTAAAAGAAGCGACACGTAACATTGATAAAGCCGTTCAAAAAGGCATTATCCATAAAAACAATGGAGACCGTAAGAAATCAAACCTGGCGAAAAAAATTAATGAGCTTGGCGCGTAATGAACCCCAAAGCACAAGCGCCCGTTTGTTCAGCAATCGGGGCCGGGCTGGACAGATCAAAAAGGAGCATTCCCATATGGGAAATGCTCCTTTTTTATGATCTCGTTATTTGGCTGACCTTTTCTCGACAAAACGATACAACAGCAATTCGAATGCCAGTTCTTTCTCCATTTCTCCTCTTTTCATTTGTTCATCCGTATTGGTCAGCAGTGTCATCATTTCGTATAACTGCTCCACACTAAAATACCGCTCCCGTTCAAGGGCCATCTTTATTGCGTATGGGTGTGCCTTTATCTGTTTATCCATTTGCTGCTTGGTATAACCCTTATTCTTCATCAGTTTACATTGGAGAATTAAACGTATCTGGGAAGCAAGCAAAGCCACGAGGGCTATCGGCTCTTCATTTCGTTTCGTCAAGTCTTTAAAAACCGAAATCGCCTCTG from Virgibacillus sp. MSP4-1 harbors:
- the dnaJ gene encoding molecular chaperone DnaJ; its protein translation is MSKRDYYEVLGVSQDASKDEIKKAYRKLARKYHPDVSKEEDAADKFKEVKEAYEVLSNEQKRAQYDQFGHAGANGGAGQGGFGGFGAEDFGGFGDIFDMFFGGGRRRDPNAPRQGADLQYTMDLTFEEAIFGKETDIQIPKEENCDTCNGTGAKAGSHPETCSHCGGSGQLNQEQNTPFGRVVNRRVCHYCQGTGKIIKDKCNTCGGAGKVKTHKKIHISIPAGIDNGQQIRVAGHGEPGVNGGPAGDLFVVARVQPHEFFERDGDDIRCELPLTFTQAALGDELEVPTVHGKVKLKVPAGTQTGTFFRLRGKGAPNVHGRGQGDQHIKVRVITPKNLSDRQKELLREFNEISGNEAIDEQQDNIFQRMKRAFKGEA
- the dnaK gene encoding molecular chaperone DnaK: MSKIIGIDLGTTNSCVAVMEGDESKVIPNPEGNRTTPSVVAFKNGERQVGEVAKRQAITNENTIISIKRHMGTDYKVEIEGKEYTPQEISAIILQHLKSYAEDYLGETVEKAVITVPAYFNDAERQATKDAGKIAGLEVERIINEPTAAALAYGIDQDQDQTVLVYDLGGGTFDVSILDIGDGTFEVVSTAGDNRLGGDDFDQVIMDHMVSEFKKENGIDLSKDKMAQQRLKDAAEKAKKELSGVSQTQISLPFITAGDAGPLHLEMNLTRAKFEELSNDLVERTMGPTRRALQDADLSASDIDEVILVGGSTRIPAVQEVLRKEIGKDPSKGVNPDEVVALGAAIQGGVLQGDVNDVVLLDVTPLSLGIETMGGVTTKLIERNTTIPTSESQVFSTAADNQTAVDIHVLQGEREMAQDNKTLGRFQLTDIPPAPRGVPQIEVTFDIDANGIVNVRAKDKGTNKEQSITIKSSSGLSDDEVERMVQEAEENAEEDKKRREEIDLRNEADQLVFTTDKTIKDLGEQVTDEEKQKAEDAKEALKKALEGEDMEEIKAKKEALEEQVQALSVKLYEQAQQQAQQAQGAEQGAEDGSNDDVVDADYEEVNDDNQNK
- the grpE gene encoding nucleotide exchange factor GrpE; amino-acid sequence: MNEENKEEAVENMDEQEELRTEEDTQENTAEEVTVEDAEVEMQQDDTEDNHSQALEEELEAVKKEKDEMQNKLLRVQADFDNFKRRAKKDRENDLKYKSQDVVTELLPILDNFERALQVDVDGESTESFVDGMNMIYRQLVSAMEKAGVEEIEAEGKVFDPNIHQAVMQDSNNEKESNTVTEVLQKGYMLKDRVIRPAMVKVNQ
- the hrcA gene encoding heat-inducible transcriptional repressor HrcA, which translates into the protein MLTERQLLILQVIIDDFIQSAQPIGSRAIAKRDDVKYSSATIRNEMADLEDLGFLEKTHSSSGRIPSERGYRFYVDHLMSPFSLANKDIRRIQTMFGEQLMEFERVVNKSAQILSDLTNYTSIILGPEVFETELKQLQILPLNKHSAVAILVTNTGHVEHRSFTIPVELDPSEIEKTVRILNEKLQGVPIYKLNQKIESEVVTLLRKHTNNFKNTYDYIQAALFSEQPAKLYVSGRTNIMNQPEFKDIDKVRDLFSAIEEEREIAPLLRSQNHGVNVVIGHENELEAMKDCSLITASYTLGDEHMGTIALLGPTRMDYSKVVSLLNVLSGQMSKTFRAWYQNF
- the hemW gene encoding radical SAM family heme chaperone HemW, whose amino-acid sequence is MVQSVYIHIPFCHEICHYCDFTKIYYNESLASQYLDALQKEIELYIGENKQKVKTIYIGGGTPTSLSNAQFERLLQIVNKYFDVSSSEFTVEANPGEFSLEKAKMLSHYGVNRISLGVQVLDDDFLKMLNRNHQVKDVDQTVHALQSNGLTNISMDFIYALPNQTREHFDRTLQAALDYQLPHYSAYALQIEPKTIFYIRYKKGKLSKPPEEVEADMYESLVKKMESHGLFHYEISNFGKPGFESQHNLVYWDNAYYFGFGAGAHGYIEGKRLVNLRPVNHYIDSLMENKKPVLHEEVITKKEQIEEEMFLGLRKASGVSKADFYKKYGTWMNNLYHKEMTELKEKGWLIEEEDAVKLTPQGRLFGNDVFAAFLLDDDVIFS
- the lepA gene encoding translation elongation factor 4 — encoded protein: MTNVNQKNIRNFSIIAHIDHGKSTLADRILEKTKALSQREMKEQFLDGMDLERERGITIKLNAVQLQYTSKSGEEYVFHLIDTPGHVDFTYEVSRSLAACEGAILVVDAAQGIEAQTLANVYLAMDNDLEIIPVINKIDLPSADTERVKQEIEDVIGIDADDAVLASAKSGIGIDEILDRIVEDIPAPQGNADEPLKGLIFDSLYDSYRGVICYITVKEGRIKVGDKIQMMANGKEFEVNELGVFNPNPVPKDELSVGDVGFLTASIKNVGDSRVGDTITLANNPAKEPLPGYKRLNPMVYCGLFPVDSNAYNDLREALERLELNDSSLQYEPETSQALGFGFRCGFLGLLHMEIIQERIEREFNIDLITTAPSVIYEVEVENEEVKTIENPSLMPDPQIITEIREPFVNATIMVPNDFVGPVMEICQGKRGEFMDMQYLDENRVNIVYDIPLSEIVYDFFDQLKSQTKGYASFDYELKGYKPSNLVKMDILLNGEQIDALSFIVHRDFAYERGKSIVEKLKNIIPRQQFEVPVQAAIGNSIVARSTIKAMRKNVLSKCYGGDISRKRKLLEKQKEGKKRMKMVGKVEIPQEAFMSVLKMDDDD
- a CDS encoding DUF3679 domain-containing protein produces the protein MIRFTLIFFFMIILFLTGVIVGFDQAGTGMNKLSGNEMENYDALVVKNKDEPYEVEVMGQSLDKKSIEEKKESYQEIQGGSLTGKIASAIEGGVKWFYNLLVAGAYQISDLIYRL
- the gpr gene encoding GPR endopeptidase, which gives rise to MEKNEKLYKVRTDLAIEAREMVVEQEDKEQETEEIKGVKVKEREEGDMKITYVEIDEEGSEAIGKKAGSYLTLETQSIRTQDTQMQTDTSNIVARELEKYLAKRNIDDSASCLIVGLGNRNVTPDALGPYTVDDLLITRHLFKLQPEYVADGYRPVSALSPGVMGLTGIETSDIIFGVINKVKPDFVIAIDALASRSIERVNATIQISDTGIHPGSGVGNKRKDLSEETLGIPVISIGIPTVVDAVTITSDTIDFILKHFGREMNEQGKPSKALTPAGLNFGEKKKFTDEDLPDEEKRQTFMGVVGGLSEEEKRQLIKEVLSPLGHNLMVTPKEIDGFIEDTAHLLASGINGALHEAVQKENKENFTR
- the rpsT gene encoding 30S ribosomal protein S20 translates to MANIKSAIKRVRINEESRNHNQAFKTEMRSSIKRVEQLVNQKNAEDAKSALKEATRNIDKAVQKGIIHKNNGDRKKSNLAKKINELGA